Below is a window of Xylocopa sonorina isolate GNS202 chromosome 14, iyXylSono1_principal, whole genome shotgun sequence DNA.
CTTTCGAATTAGGAGAAAGCGCCGTTACGTTAGAAACGAACCAGAGAGCAACGTTCTCGAGTAAGAATTCTATTCAATAGAATTGATTTCGAGTTGAAACGTACataagttctttttttttaatcgtaGAAGCGTTTGAGAAAGAATAACTCGTGATTTAAGGTTTTTCAAGCTTTCTTTAAGAGATCTCTCGCTTCGATCTGATTCTCGATCGTTGCAAAATCGTGGACGATCGACAGATGCGCGAGGAAATTGTTTTCGATGAGAATTATACTGATTTCAAGTTAAAACGTGCACGATTTCTTTTTTCTAAATTTGTTCAATACGTGTAGAAGCGTTTGAGAAAGAATAACTCGAGATTTAAGGTTTTTCAAGCTTTCTTCAAGAGATCTCTCGCTTCGATCTGATTCTCGATCGTCGTAAAACCGTCGACGATCGACAGATGCGCGAGGAAATTGTTTTCGTTTTACGCAACCGACTTGCCAGCACAAAGGGATGAAGTAAATCGGATCAACGGAATAATCCTTCCTCCGCGTCTGAAATCTTTTTTCGCGAGGGAAACTCTGTTCAGCACAGTCAGTTTCGCTAATCTGCCCTCCATTTAGATCTGAAAACGCGTCTGCATTTGAATATCTGCTTGGAGGACCTCGCATAATCCACGATCGACTGAAAAACCAGATTACGGTTCGACTATACGCGATTAGCCTCGTAATTTTTGCGAACTTCCACGAAATCGTTTGTCACGTTTACAAAGCAGTTGCTCTGCGCTTCCTTTCGCGTTATCGACACGCTCGAAGGGTCGCCTATCTTCAAGGACGCGACTTAAATATTCATTCGCGATTACCAAACGCGATGAATTTCAATGCAATCTGAACGCAAAATGGTCGTCGACCACCCCCAAGGAAACTCGCATTTCGAAGGAACAAGAAGGCTCAACTCGCTGGATCGCTCGAAACGAGCCTCGCGTCGCTCTCACACGCTCGTACACGCTTGTACACGCTCGTATAAGTGCATACGGGTCTTGGCATAGACACGTACGAGGCGCACGCAACTGGCACACGCGCTTCCCCCTCAGCATATGGCGCGCACGGTCCCCTTTTCAGTTCCGGGGGAGAAGAAACGAGGGGGCTGCGGCGCGTGCTCAAAATCCCCACCAACCGCCTCTGGCATCGTCTCTATCCCGCTCCGTCGTGTCATATCCTGTCCTTTCCGTCCCTCGCAGGGCCCACCAGCCTCCCCTGCCCTTCGAACCCCTCTGCGTGCCACCCTGCGGTACCAGCCCTCCGTCTCGCTCTGTAAAACGCTGAAACCTAACCCATCTATCGGACGTCCGCGTTCATTCTCAACGCGGACGCCATGCGGTGCGTAGCACGGAGGTCTGATCAGGGTCGAGACGCATACGCGTGaataaaaagaggaaaaaggCAGCAGTGATCGATGTTGGATACCGTGGTGACCCGAAGAGGAAGCTTGCAGTGAGTGACCACGAGGAGATCGCGAGGAAATCGCGAGTGCAGAGTCGCGCGCGCGATTGGAGAACGCGGATCGAGAGGACTGGAGCTGACGACGACCTCGAGGACAGTTCAATTTGCCTGCTCGTTGGATTAGACGGCTACGGCGCGTGCTTAAAACCCCCACCAGAGTGGCAGTTGTCTTCGTCTCTCCAGCCCTTTGCTGTCTTCCGTTTCGAGCGTCCATCCGCGTCGCTTCGTGGCGCAGAGACGACGATTAGACGCGTCGAGGTCTTCCGTTTGGTGAACACGCGCGCTCGTTGTCGACTTCGAACGCGATGCAGCGAACCGCGAGGCGATGCGTTCGCGAACTTCCACGACTGCTTGATCGGTAGCGATCTCGAGGGTGTCGACGGTTTCTGGATGGAGTCGCGTCGACGAGGCGTCGTTCGACCCTCTGAAGAAGATCAAACCTGTGCGAGAAGCATTCGTGCCTTACGTGAACAAGTGCCTTGATAAACCATTGAAATGATTGTTTGAAGTCTCTGTTTCGAGTCGTTCAACTGGTGCTACACGCGATTACTATAGTCGATATTGTGATAACACGATTCAGAGATCGTTGGTTCTGATTCTCGAGTGGCTCGAGCTGATTCTCGAACGATTTCGAGCCGTTTCGAGGAGCAACGACTACTCGCAGAGATCGCGAGGAACAATTTCCAAGGAGTCGACGACCGTCGCGAGAGAAGAATAGACGGTGACCTCATGCTTTACTTAAGCCGTTCTGACCGACAACGAGACAATTGGATCTTGGTTCGGGTCATCAGCTTCGTCATTTGGTAGAAAAAGAACCCGTGGACTATCGAAAGCTACGACGAAGCTTGCTTCGACGATCGTCGACGACAGAAACCTGCACGTTCGCCAATTTTTCAACCACGATATGCTCTAATCGTCGTACCTGTTCAATTCTAACGATCGTTAAAAGTAATCTCGATGTTTATTGTTCGCTGGAGAGATATTTAATCAATCGTTGACTCGTTTACACGTTAATGAAACCCCAGTGCCTCGATGTCGCTGTATCCACAGCACAAAAAGTGCAAATTCGACGTAAGAAGCAAGCAAGTTCGACGATCTCGATCGATGGAAAATCTTCCGACCCAGATTCAAGCGTGAAATCGAACAATCGTCTACGATCATCTTCGAGGGTAGCCGCGTTTTATTTATAAGTCTATCAATTAGACTCGTCCTCGACAGGCATTAGAGTCGATAAGCCTCGCTATTCTCACGACGTAAACGACGTTCCACGATCGCGACGATCTGGACCGCGTATATCAACTCTGAAACTGATGAAAACAGTCTCCAGAAACGACCATCTCAATCCCAGTCCACGATCCCAGATTCGACACGTTCTTCTCGATCCAGAGACCCAGAAGACCCGTCAAAATGACTACGATGGGCGTTACAGTGTTCTGCAACAGGGTGCAGATAAATGGCAACGATCAAGAACAGCTGATGCTGCTGAGGACGCTGCAAGACAACGAGAGCAACATAATCGGCAACCAGCCTCATCTGATCGTCCCTaagaacaacaacaacaattctGACATCAATTCTGCGACTGTTCTACCACCGTACGATCCGTCGAGGCTGAAGAAGCACGGGAAAAATGGCCAACCCCCGCCAGTGGCTGTCGCGAGGAGGAACGCTCGCGAGAGGAACCGCGTGAAGCAAGTGAACAATGGTTTTGCGACTCTGAGACAGCATATTCCAAGCCACATCGCAGCTGGCTACGGAGACAGAGGCAAGAAGCTGTCGAAAGTGGAGACGCTGCGAATGGCGGTGGAGTACATCAGAGGGTTGCAGAGGCTGCTCGCAGAGGCTGACGGGGTTGAATACGACTCGAGTGTCAGCGTGACTCAATGCGTGCCTTCTCCAACCAGCAGCATCGTTTCGTCGAGTCACAACGGGTCTGGTGAAAGGCTTGTTTTAGAAGACGACGTTCTCGTCGAGGACGACGAGGGTGAACAGCTCGAGGAGGACGAGGAGGGTGGAAAGCTGAAGACCACGTCCAAGTAATTTTCTTATTTGCAGATAGAACGAATTGGTGTCGTGTTGGATACTAATGATTGCAATTTTTTCTGACGAATTGCAGATTGTCGCCAAACAGAACCACGGCTCCATCGCCTCGCAATTATTACGCTTCCTCGATAGGGGATGAAGAGAATTTAGAACCGAGGACCTTGTCGAACGCGCAGAGTTTCTCTCGTTTGTCCCCTAATTCAGTTGCGTCGCCACCCTCAGAGTATTATGGACAGAACGAGGAGAATTTGGAGCCGCAGATTCTATCGCCTTACAGTGGAGGTGGCGACAGCGAGGAGGGTGCAGCCACCGTTTACGCTGCGAGTCCTGAAACCTTCTCTGGAGCGCTATATTACAAACAGGAGATCACTGAGTCTGGTGAATTCATGGACGTTGTCAGCTGGTGGGAACAGGAACAAGGCAGAATGGTGCATCAACAACACGCTCAACGTCTCACGCATGTGTAATGGAAAAAGGTTCGTACTTGAGGGGGTTGTTGTTGTGCAGAATAATTATTTTTGAGGTCAATAAGTGTTTGAAGTAGTTATTGATAAGAAAACGCGTGGGTACCATCGAGGATTAGGAACATGTCGCGATGGAGCGTCAACGTTCGCGAAATTTAAGGGGGTTGTTATGCAGAAAAATTACTTTCGAGTTCGAAAAACTGATCTGTGCCACGCTCGAACTATTCGAAGTAGTTTTCAATAGAGAAACACGTGGGTACCATCGAGGACCAGGGTCGCATTGCACGTCCATCGCAATCGAGTGTCAATATTCGCAAATTTAAGGGGGTTGTTATGCAAGAAAATTATTTTCGAGTTCGAAAAACTGATCTGTGCCACGCTCGAACTATTCGAAGTAGTTTTCAATAGAGAAACGCGTGGGTACCATCGAGGACCAGGGACACATTACACATGCATCGCAATCGAGCGTTGTTGTTCGCAATGTTCGCGAAATTTAAGGGGGTTGTTAcgcaaaaaaattattttcaagTTCAAAAGACTGATCGAACTATTCAAAGTAGTTATCGATAAAGAAACAGTTGGGTACCATCGAGGACCAGAGACACATTGCACGTGCGTCcacgtttacgaaatttaagAGGGTTGTTAAGCAACAAAGTTACTTTCAAGTTCAAAAGACTGATTAAACTATTTGAAGTAATTATCGATAAAGAAACAGTTGGGTACCATCGAGGACCAGGGACACATTGCACGTGCTTCGCTCGCGTCACACCGGATGGCCGACAATGGCGTGTAAAATGTTCACGGCTCGAGGAAGAGAGCTCGCGTCGAAGTGGGCACTTTAAGTGGCTCGAAACTGCCTGTGCTGTTGATCGGCGCCAACGCACGTGACAACTACTCCGAGGAAGCGTCGCCAAGTGGAAACTCGTGTCCGCCGTTCCCTCTCGAACACGTGCCAGGCTGGCGACGCTCCCGAAAATAAACTTTTACGCGTTGTAACCACTTTGCGCGGCACTTGCCACCGCGTTACATCGCCATTCCACTCCTCGAGCGCGTACAATCGCTTGCAAGCTTCCTCAAACGCTCCTCCTCGTTTCAATTTCGAGAAATCTGCATAGAATTCGAAGTTGGTCTTGGAATCGAGAATCAGAGGTCGCTGAGGAAGCCAAGCATTCCAAGGAACACGTGGCAGAGAAATTTCAAGTTCACGCAGGCTCGCACAGGCTGGTCTCGCGTTTCGAAACGCCGCTGGCGCACAAACGGAAGTGGCTCACCGTTTTGCCATATGTTATCCTCGAAATATCTCTCGACCAGACCTTTCTCAATCCTCGTGGCGAGCTGTTATTCACCTCGGTAAATTTCTGAACGTTCTAACATCAAACATCCCAGCCAGACACCATCCACCTTCTCAATTCGACGTTTCAGCGATGAAAATCGTCGCGAAACGACGCGTTTCCAAGTATTCAGCGGAGATGGCTTAAAAAAGCGTCGCGTGGAAGCAATTTTTGCCCTTGGTGGCGCAGTAGACGAGGGCGCGGTGCAGAAATCGAGGGAGAAAAAAGGAAACGGGTCTGGTGGGCGCGCAGTCGACGAGCCACAAATAGAAGTCATGATTTCCTTCGAAACATTCGTAACCCACGTGCCAAGCAACGAAGTCGGATACGTTCGATGCGTGTGCGAGTATCGGCACTTACGCTGCCATAAGGCGACAGAGGCTTTTCGTATTCTTAACATATGGGCAGCAGGAAAGCGATCGTTAAGGGCGGGATACGGGAAACCGTTTCGAGGCTAAATTGTAACCAACCTTCGCCTCTGTGCCTCTCGTTCGCCAGTAATTCGTAATTAGAGAGGGGGTTATAATAATATTTACCACGCTCGAGCTCGCGTTTATCTGGCATCAAATTGAGAATCGGTTATGATTCATTATATAGTCGTATAATATGCATTAAGACATTTATTACCATCCGTGGTAATTATCTTTTTTAATCCACTCGAAACGAGCGGGTACGCAGGCTGTAATTTCTCTAACCGTCGCGATGCTTTcgttttaaataataaatcgCTGATCAAATTTCGCGAATCGCATATCAATTAGCGATCCCTCGTTCTTCGTTTGTATTCAGCTCGATAAAACATTGAAAAGTTCGAGAATCCTCGCGTGACTCTTGACGATGAAACGTTCGAAAAACCGCGCGCTGTTTAACGTATTACTCTGGATCGATTTTATTAACAGGCGATAATTACGTTTGTACTCGATTAGACGGCAAGACACTCGAGTTTCAATGGCATATGGGTAATGGCCCGCGATTAAGAAGCTCCAGTCGATCGACTGCCATATGTCCAGCAACGAACGTTCTTAAATAAATTTTTGCCCGCTGCTTTCGTTTGAAAACAGTCGCGAGACAGCCCAGCAATCTTCTCGATGTATCACGTAAAATATGTGTACGTATCCGCGCATCAATTTTTTGTCTCGATAACTGCCAGTGAGCCAAGCACAATAACCGACAATTTGAACTTTCACGTAATTCGCGATTTAATTCCGCTGCACCCCGTCGAGCGGATCAGACTCGATAAGGCGGTGGTTTTCGCTGTTTTCTTTTTTCCAGAGCAGCCATTAACGTGTTTGCGTTCCTCGCGGTCCTTACGAAAGCAGCCCCTGACCAGTGCCGCTCAATTACCGTGGCCTGAAAACGAATTGCTCGCGTCAATCATACGAATTAAAATAATGTTCCGCTTCTGGTAATAAGCGGTCCACCTCGCCGCTCAGGCCCTCCCGCCACGTCCTTTTTCGTCCTCCTCGTCGCGTCGTTTTTGTATGCACGATCTTTGACACGGAGGCCCAGTTCACGAGAAACTCTCCAAGACACCGCGGCGGTCGACGAAAGCTGAGGACGCAGCCGAGGAGTCTCACGCGAGAGCTCTCCGTGGCCCCCAAGTAATTCACGACAATTATAAAGTGAGGTCATCTATGAAATTTACGAGATGCGTCGCCGCGGcgaattaatttaataaattccTTCCTCGGCTACCGCGAGCGATGCTATCGCCCAGTTTAACCGCGACGAGAAGGCGAATCGGCTCTCTTTTCGGTTAGTCGTTTCTTTCTCTGGTCGATTCTTGTCTGCTTTGGTGGAGGAATTGGGTTGTCTATGTCAAATGGGCACTAATTGGTGGCTTCTGTTCTTCTTATCACTTTAAACGAAGTTGCGTCTTCTATTTTTCtcaccacttcaaaagaacaagAACTAAGTTTTGTCTTCTTTAGAGAATCTCTTTGCTTTTGAAAACGTTCTGAGACAGCTTCCATGCTTTCTTTTTAACATAGAACAACCATTCGACCCTCTTCTCTTCAAAAGTCTCGACGTCGATGCGAAAAAATCCCCCAAACAGCTGATGCAGGACGCTCCACCAAGAATCGCATTATTCAACGGGTCGCGAGCTTGCgaaattattaaaacgcgaacgCATTAAGCACGCCAGGAAC
It encodes the following:
- the LOC143430499 gene encoding uncharacterized protein LOC143430499 → MTTMGVTVFCNRVQINGNDQEQLMLLRTLQDNESNIIGNQPHLIVPKNNNNNSDINSATVLPPYDPSRLKKHGKNGQPPPVAVARRNARERNRVKQVNNGFATLRQHIPSHIAAGYGDRGKKLSKVETLRMAVEYIRGLQRLLAEADGVEYDSSVSVTQCVPSPTSSIVSSSHNGSGERLVLEDDVLVEDDEGEQLEEDEEGGKLKTTSKLSPNRTTAPSPRNYYASSIGDEENLEPRTLSNAQSFSRLSPNSVASPPSEYYGQNEENLEPQILSPYSGGGDSEEGAATVYAASPETFSGALYYKQEITESGEFMDVVSWWEQEQGRMVHQQHAQRLTHV